The following DNA comes from Chryseobacterium gallinarum.
AAAAACTTTTTTATTTCGTTGATTATCAATCTGTGTAGAATAATACATCATTAAAGAGTATGTTCCAAAATCGATTTCAACAAATGAATTATTTTTTAATTCAAAATATATTTTTCTTGTTCTCATTTTTAGACTTTCAAAAGAAACTTTTGGATGAATCAAAATTACCCATTCAATGTCTCAAAATTTACTCTAGACTTTTCCTACATATCCCATATTTACAGATATCCCAGGTTATTTCTCAGATAGGAAAACTTTAATTTCCATTTTTTATTCCTTATATTTAATCTGTACGGGATGTTTTCAAAGAGAAATCAACTTATGAATTCTCTAATGACTGATACTCTGCCCACATTGCATTAACTTTTTCCTGATCAAATATATCAGTTACGTATCTCCCTTCGGGTACCAGTAATTTATATTGGGCATCAATATATTCCATAAACCCATCATCCATAGATGGTAAACTAAAATCTACACTAGCGGGATCTTTGCTTACTTCGTAATAAAATTTATCTACGCTTACACTTAAGTATCCTTCAAAACACTGCACACTACCCTTTGACAAAAGTCTGTAAGCAGATTCATATGGGTGGGGCAAATGAAAATAAGGTTCAAAAACAGTTGGATATTCTGCCCTTAATATATTCCAGTAAATGTAATAATACAGATATAAATAATCAAAGGATCTATGATCTATATTGATGGAAACTCCTTCAAGCAGGTTGAGCCTGTAAAAATCTATATCCAGTAATTCTTTTCTAAGTTCAGGAAATAAGATCCGGATCAGATCATTTCGATCTTTATACCGCATGAGGTTGTATGAAAAATCAAAATTTAATGTTTCGCACCATTGTTTCATGGTATTCAGATAATTCTTAAACAAAAGGATATTGCTGGGACCACCATTCATATCGGGATTTTTCTGGGCTTTAAAGACCAACAGTTCTTTTATAAAGTCTTCGTTTATTTTCATTAAGGTTATATATTAGTTAATCTCTTTTACTAATCCATCAATGTTATTGAATAATTAAATTGCTCAAAATAAACTTCATAAATTTATAATTTGTACAATGTATTTTCTAAAAACCATCACTAATATTATGATTAGCTATCTTAACATTGTATTTCCGAACAGGATTAAATGTAATTTTATTGTAAAGTTTAATATTATAATTATCAGTATATTCATTATTTTAAATATACCTAAAATTGAAGTAAATGTTAGGTTTTGTATTGATGATAAAATCCCGAAGACCGTTTCAGGCCTTTTTAATTTTTCAGCCAGTTCAGACATTCAGTAATCTGCATTTTACTGATAAACACCTCATCGCTCACTTCAGGCTTGGGAGAAAGTTTTAATTCTACTTTTTGGCTTGAGTGTTTGATAATTTCTGCAATTGCTTCTTTATTGATGATAAACTTCCGGTTTACCTTAAAGAAGACCTGTGGATTCAGTTTCTGAATAATATCCTTAATTGTATCATCATAAATATAGGTCTGATTATCCATTGTAGTAAGGAAAAGGTATTTTCCGGAAGCAAAGAAATAAGCGGTATGATGTTCGTCTATAGATTTAAGCTTATTGCCTTCTCTTACCATGAACCGTTTCATGATTTCAGAGCTCCTATTCTGTAAGGTAGATATTGATTTCAGGGTAAGTTCCGGATCAAAATTATTCCTGATGGAAACAAATTTCTGTAACGCCTGATGGAGATCTTCGTCTTCAAAAGGTTTCAGGAGATAATCGATTGTAAAATGTTTGAAAACCCTCATTGCATATTCATCAAATGCCGTAATAAAAATAACAGGGGTAAACAATTCTACCTGCTCAAAGATTTCCAGGCTCATCCCATCCCCTAAATGAATATCCATAAAAATAAGATCAGCGGAGCTGTTCCCGAAGAATTCTATTGCCTGCTTTTTAGAACGAAGAATTACGATTTCAGTGACGGGGACAATGTCTTGTTTATCTAAAAGGCCTTTCAGATAATTAACAGCCAGCAATTCGTCTTCTATAATGGCAATTTTCATAACCTTACAAAAATACAAAAAAACCGCCAGAACGGTTAAATTCTGGCGGTTTCAGGGAATGTTAATATGAAATTTTATAAATTAGGATTGTTCTTTTTCGCACTCATCGGATATTCTATGGTATATCTTGGATCATTTTGCTGGAGAATATATTCCTTACCATTAATCATATGGCTTATTTTTTTCTGGTTTGTCCTTCTTAAATCGAACCAGCGTTGTCCTTCTAAGGCGAATTCCCTGTATCTCTCATCCATGATGAAATTCATGAACGCTTCCGAATTCATTGAAGACACTGCATTTTGCACAGCAGTAAAACCGTCCGGTGTATATCTGTTCTTCAAAACTTTAAGAAGTGTTTCTTTAGCTTCGCTCATTTTATTCAGCTTTACTAATGCTTCAGATTTTATAAAATACTGTTCTGCCGTTCTGAAAGACACCCTGAAATCTGAGCTTCCTCCTTTAATGACCTTGTATTTATTCCCATTTTTTTCAAAATAGATTCCAAACCTTTTGTCTGTAGAGCTATTGTATGATGATAGCAGATCCTGAGACACAAAACATAGGTTCTTAATAGAATTATCCCATGTATTATCCAAAGCCATAATAGATTCGGGAGAGGCATAATGGTTGGGAACTGTATTCGCTGTATTCAAATCCGTCAGGTCTCCTTTTACAGCCAATACCTCATCAGCATAGTATAACGCCTTGCTCCAGTCTCCTTCATAGAGAGCAATCCGTGCCTGGAAAGCCATTAATGCTGTTTTTGAAAATCTATAGTTGACACCCACTGACTGTTTTTGCTCTACCATAAGCCCCTCCGCTTTTTGAATATCCGCATGAACCTGCTGATAGACTTCCTGTACAGAAGAAGGCTTTAGCACCTGCTCAAGGTCAATTTCCAGACTGACAGGCACTCCCCTGTCTGTAGAAGCTGTAGCACTGTTGTATGGCTTCCCGTAGAGGTTAACCATATCAAAATATAAATAAGCCCGGAGTGCATAGGCTTCTGCAAGAATTTGATTTTTTTCGGGAGATTCTTTCATCGTCTTACTGCCTTCATTGATGATCTGATTCAGATAAAAATTCACGGCATAAAAACTTACCCAGGGAAACTCCGTGGATGAGGAATCGTTATTGGAGTCTTTCCACATCGCAATTTCACGGTAAGAAATAAAGTCCATTCCGTTTTCATCAAGATTCACTTCATCAGTACGAAGTGCTGTCAATGATTTATGAACCGGGTATTTTGAGTAAGCTGATGTAAGTACTTTACGGTAATCTTCAACAGTAGCAGGAATGATTTTCCCTTCAGGCTGAATATCCAAAAAACGGTCACAACCTATATGAGTAAAGCTAATGACTGCTAATGCTATGAATGTAGTTATTTTTCTCATTTTTCAAGTTTTAAAAAGAAACATTAAAGCCTACTGTAACTGATTTGGTAATAGGCTGTGCATAAATATTACCATAGGTTTCCGGATCAAAATATCCTTTGTACCCGTTACTGAATACAAACAGGTTACGTCCTTCAATACTCAGCCTAAGACTGCTGATCCCCATAGGACTTGTAAATTCCTTCGGGAGGGTATATCCCAAACGGATACTGCTGATTCTTACATAGCTGATTTCCTTTGCCCAAACATCAAGCAGGCTGTAAGCATTGGAACGGTTTCCCGCAAACCATTTGTTTGCCATCCATCCATTTGGGTTAGCCTCCATATCCGGGCTTGTAATTCCCGGAAGAGAAGAACCAGCTTCGTAGATATCCCGTGTGTAATTTCGCCCTCTGTCTAATTCCATTCCGCGGTAGGAAGGCGTTCTCATTACAGTCTGCTTTAGATTGACCGTTGCAGAAACAGTCAGGTCAAAATTGTGTATTTTAAAGGTATTGATGATCCCTCCTGTAAATTTCGGGTCTCTATCTCCCACGTATGTAAAAAGATTTCTCAGTTCAGCATTTGAAAGTTTTGTATCTACAAGCTGCCCCGGAAGAAAATCTTCGTATACATCATATAGTTTGAAAAACTCTGCTGCCGATACTTTTTCATCCCCTTTCCAGAACATTGGATTTCCAAATTCATCCATTCCCGCTGTTTTCAAAGCGAAAACAGCATTTACCGGAAGACCTTCCCTGGAAGGAAGCAAAGAATTGTCACGAGGCTGTTCACTTAATACTGTACTTTTATTATGGGCAAAGTTAATAGTAGTGGTCCATTTGAAATGATCCTTATTGATATTTCTTGTAGACAATGCCAACTCAAAACCTTTGTTCGTTAAACTCCCCCAGTTCATCATTGTATATTCAAATCCTGTTTCAAGCGGGGTTTCTTTCATACTGATCATATCCGTTCCCTTTCTATTGTAAATATCTGCGGTAAGATTGATACGGTTTTGGAACAACCCTAAGTCAACACCAAAATTGACGTTGGTTGTTTTTTCCCAGCGAAGCTTATCGTTCGGAGGGCTGATTACATTGATAATTCCTTCTTTCATCCCCGGGAGAATCGTTGCGTCATTATATTCTCCAATAAAGAAAGGTGAAGTATTACGGTCAATATTTCCCTGAAGACCATAGGAAGCCCTGAATCTAAGATTAGAAATTGCAGAAATATTTTTCATAAAATTCTCTTTGGTCACCAGCCACGATCCTGAAACAGCCCATATTGGCAGGTATTTATACTTTTTATTAACCCCGAATAGGTTGGTTCCATCATATCTTACACTTCCGAAAAATGTATACTTCTGATCATAGGTGTAAGAAGCAGTAGCAAACATAGAAGCATATGCATTCTCTATTGGCGGGTTTTCACGATAGGTTTCATACCTTTTGTCCGCTGCAAAGCTTGAATTCGGAAAAACAATTGCTGTAGCCCTTCTCGTTGCAGGATCATACCCGAATGCCCTTGTAACCGTAGTATTATCTTCTGTTTTACGGATTTCAGTTCCTGCCATCAAATCAATTTCATGCTTTGAATTAATTTTGGTACTGTATGTTCCCTGTAATTTCCAGTTATACTGGAAGAAATCATTATCCCAGTTCTGTTTTACCGCACCGGCAGGTAAGAAATAATGGTATCCCCCATCTTTATAATAGCGGGTATTTTCCTTCATTTTCCTGGTAAAATACGTATTCTCAGCAGCATACTTTTCGGTTTTATTGGCATCATACTGAATACCTAACTGAGAAGTGAATCTCAAATTTTTTGAAGCCTTATATTCTAAATCCAATATTGCCTTCAATGAGTTGTTTTTCAGGGTATAGCTGGTATTTTCCCTTTCTTCCAGGAAATTAAAAGGAATATACCGGTCATCAAAACCATCCATATCTCTGTCATACCTGTAGCTTCCGTCCGCATTGAAAGGAGTCAGGTAAGGATTGGCATTCCTTGAATAATTTACAGGATTAATAGACGCATCAGCATCCGTAACAAATGACTCACGCTCACTTTGGGTCCCAAAAACAGAGATTCCTGCGTTTAGTTTATCGCTTAATTTATAGTTGTTTTTCAGAGTCAGGTTATAACGCTTAAAACCTGTTCCTATCGTTGTACCTTCTTCATCATAATATCCTAACGAGAAGTAATAGTCTGCACGGTCACTACCTCCTGAAACACTCAAACCGTACTGCCTGTTGATGGCGTTTCTGTACAATAATTTTCCCCAATCCGTATTGCTATTCCTTAAACCATCTATCTGCTGGCGGGTCATTGAATTCAACGCATCCAAACCACCATTTCTGAAGGCATCAAGTTGCCCGTTTTGAGTTAAAATTCGCATCACTTCCCCTTTATCAGCGCGATAGGTTAAATCGGTACGTCTGGCAAGCATCAGTTCAAGATCAACTTTCTCCGATGCATTTAGGAGATTAAGCTTGCCAAAATCAGGGCGGGCAGTTACAAAGGTATCTGCGGAGAAATTCAATTTTAGACTTCCTTTTTTCCCTTTTTTGGTTGTAATTGAAATAACCCCGTTTGCTGCTCTTGCTCCATAGATTGCAGTAGCTGCAGCATCTTTAAGGATGGTTATATCTTCAATATCATTAGGATTCAGTCCTGCAATAGAAAAATTCTGAAGCTGGTCAATATTATCTTTATCACTGAAATTAGGAACATCGTTTCCTTCTAAAGGAAGCCCGTCAATCACCCATAACGGATCCTGCGGACCGGATAAAGAAGCTGTTCCACGGATTCTGATTTTTGCAGGACTCCCCGGGGATCCTGTTTCAGGAGTAACCGCTACCCCCGCGATCTGGCCTGACAGCATCTGATCTACACTTGCAACCCCAGCCTGGGTAATTGCATCCATTTTAACGGTAGAAACTGCTGAAGTCTGCTTACGCTTTTCAATCTTCTGATATCCGGTGATGATAACTTCCTGTATTTTATTTTTATCTGAAACTTCAGGAGTCAGCCTTATCATATAATTGGTTTTCCCTTCACTGATCTGAATGGTCCTGGACTCATATCCCGGATAACTCACCAATACTGATCTGGTATCTGCAGGAACTTCCAGAATAAATTTCCCATCCTTATCGGTTACAGTACCTACAGACACACTTTCAATAATCCCGTCCAGCTCGGTTTTAGTAGACACAGATTGTGTTTCAATCTTTATAGATGCTCCTGTAATGACAGCAGAGGTATTTCCGTCTTCTATTTTTCCGGTAATGGTTCTCTTTTCCTGGGCCAGTGCAACCTGAGCCGCCAAAAGAGGTAAAAGTATTAGAGATTTCTTCATAGTTGATTATTTTTTTAAAGCCTCTTCAATTCGAATGATTAAGTCTGTGTAATGAGCCCTGGAAGCCTCATCTCCTTTGTATCTGGTCCTGTTCAGCAAGTCTAGTACTTTTTGCAGCTCTGCCCTTTTATAAGTGGTTACTTCAGAAACCCTTTTCATGGATGAATAATTAATATTTCTGAGATTCTTATCTGCTTCGTGATAATTGCAGATCAACGGCATATTCAGTGTTTCACTGGTTTTCAGGCTTTTCACAGCTGTTTTTTCAAATAGTTTATTCACTGAAACAATCAGGGCATCCACATAATTTTTCTGTGTCATCCTTTCAAGAATTGTAAGGCTTCCTCTTTTATTAAAAATGGCACTTCTTACCTGGTCAAATAGGTTTTCCACCGTATAGATTTCTTCTTTTGAACCTGAGACTTCATGTTTCAATTCATTTTCAAGTAATCTCAATAGCCTGTCGTCCACAAACAAAGAATAGATATTGGCATACTGCATTCCTCTTGCTAAAGTGTATGGAGTCTGCTCAAATGGCCCCATTGGTGAATTTTTAACAGGATAGGTTTTCTCAGTAATCGGATTGAAGAATAACCACTCCGGAAGATTAATTGAATTTGTAATCAGATAATCTACTGCCCTTCTCTGGGTTTCAGCAGGCACTGCTTCATATGCTTTTTTCTTATTACCAAAAACCGTGTTATTCAGGTAAATTCCTCCTACATTCGCCATGACATGACCTGTATACAGATCCCATTGCCCGATAGCCCCCAAATACAGTTTGCCCGCATCCGTATAATCTTTACCGTCTTCATAAGCCCATTTTAAAAGGTTATTGACTACTACCTTCAGGTTTTTCATTCCGTATTCACTGGCTTTCATTGCATCATCACCCAAATCTTCCGATTGTGAACGCGGATCGATTGTTTCCAGGTAGTTTTGCTGTTCACCATAGAAATACATAGGATCATCCTGGTGCTTTTCGATGAGGTTTCTTAATGCTTTTTTTTCGGAAAATTCATCCGGATACCACCTATATCCCCATTCTATGGCATATTTGTCATAAATACCGATTTTAGGGGTAATGGCAGTAACACCATCTTCTGGTTGAGCCACATAATTATAACGTGCATAGTCCATGATGGAAGGAGCCGTTCCCCCCATTTTATCTGTAAATTCTTTTGAACGAAGGGACTCTACCGGAAAGGCAAAGGAGGCTCCCATATTGTGTTTCAATCCAAATGTATGTCCTACTTCGTGGGATGATACAAACCGGATAGCCTCTCCCATATGCTCATTGCTGAATATATTTCCTCTTGCTTTGGGATCTATAGGCCCTGTCTGGATCCTCATCCATTCCTGGAGGGAAGTCATCACATTGTGCCACCAGATGATATCCGCTTCGATAATTTCACCACTCCTCGGATCCACTACTGAAGGCCCCATCGCATTTGATTTAGGAGAAGCAGCATACGTGATTACCGAATATCTTACATCATCAATATCAAAATCTTCGTCTTTTTCATCCGGCATTCTGGCTATTATGGCATTTTTGAAACCTGCCTGCTCAAAAGCGACCTGCCAGTCGTGAACTCCCGCAATGATTTTTTCACGCCATTGTTTTGGGGTTGCCGGGTCAATATAATAGACAATCGGCTTTTTAGGCTCAACAAGTTCTCCTTTTAAATATCTTTCACGGTCTTCATCTTTAGGTTCCAGGTTCCATCTGGTAATAAAGAACTTTTCATCCATTCTTTGCTGCTGATCATTAAAGGCCCAGTGTTTTTCGCTGAAAAATCCCACTCTCGGATCGGCTATTCTCGGCTTCATCGGGGTTTCAGAAAGCAGTACAAGATTAGTGGTTACTCCTAAGGTCACCGGCAGATCAACACCTCCTTCGTTTACAGAAGTGGTTAATTGGGATTTAACAACAAGGTTCTTAGGAAATGTCTTTACGCCTTCGATATAAGAAAGGCTTGATTTCACTGATCCACCAAGACCTACGTTCGCCAGAACGTCATTAAAGCTTTTCTGGTTACCATCAAAGACTTTATTAACTTTAATGGCTACCGACGTAGAATCATTGTTTTGAGCTTCAATATCAAAAACTTCAATGACAGATTCTGAAAAATTGTCTTTTACAGATTTTGTAATAGCATCATTTTTAGGAGAAGACACTTTTGCCACTGAAGTTTTAACCCAAACTTTTCTGGCTACCGTATCCCGGTGAAAGGAAATCACTTTATTTTCGTAATTCATCCCTTTATTCAACCCTGCTTCATTCACCTGCATAGGGACTTGGGAGAGTTTGTTGACAACCAAAAACTGACGTCCCATTAAAGTATCAGGAATTTCAAAATAAACATCTGTTTTTACCTGAATTGTATTGAAAAGCCCTTTTTTATAGATACCTTTCTTGATCAGGTCTTCAATTTTTTTTGTTTTTTTTGATGATGAAAGTTCTGTCTTTTCAGTTTTTTCCTTCGTTGTTTTTACAGTGTCCTTTTTCTGTGCCAGAACTGCCGGCGATGCCATAGCAAGTCCTAAATACAGAGCCAGTCTGTAATTCTTCATTACAATAATCCGATTCATTCCAAATAGTAAATATCTTAGTTTCAGCGGGCAAAGCTATAGGTATACAAAATCATATAGATCATATTAGGGAGTGAAAGGTGATTTTTCGGGAGTGAGTGGATTTTCAATTTCACTTCATTAGCGGTAAAAAACATATGAAATATTCACCATCTACAGAAATATTAAGAGAATTAATCCTAAAATATTCATAAATTTGAGTTAAATAATTAATTCCAAACTTCTCTCCTTGCACAGGTTCTGTTTTAGGCTGCCAGGTATTTTTCACAACAATCCCGTTTTCTTCAATACTAATGATGATTTCCAGCGGCTGATCTATGGTGGCAACATTATGTTTTATTGCATTTTCCGTAACGATTTGAAGTGACAGATAAGGAATACGTTTTTCCAGGCTTTTGGAATCATTAATAATGACTTCGAATCTCAGTTCCTCATCAAACCTGCTTTTCAAAAGCTCCATATATTTCCGGATAAAATCAATTTCTTTCGAAACCAAAACAATATTTTCTTTTGGAGGTACAATAAGATATCTGTAGATCTTGGAAAGATTCATGGTAAACTTCTGAGCATTCTCCTTATTAATTCCAATGAGCATATATAAAGAATTCAGGGAATTGAACAGAAAATGCGGATTGATATTATTTTTAAGCTGCTGAAGCTGGTTGATTATTTCCGCTTTATGCATTTTTTCATTTTCAATCAATAACAGATTCTTTTCTGATTGAATTTTTTCTTTTTCCTGGTAAGCAACATTGGCAGCTCTTTGAAATAAAATAAAAACGGTTACAATAAGAAATAAAGCCGCCAGAAAAATATAGGTTGTATAGGTTTTAATCTTATATACATTTTCATCGATGATGAAATTGACATGGTTCACTACTGTATATCCTTCAAAATTATCCGTTTTTAATGGTTTTATGAAGCGGGTGACTTCTACCCCAAGATATTCAGAAGTGGCAGTTCCCTGGGTATATCCGGTCCTGCTTGTACTGCATACAGTGTCTTTTGGGTTAATATCTGTAAATTCAAAAATATTCTTTCCCAAATATTTCTTCTCAGGATGGGTAATGCAAATGCCTTCTTTGGTGAAAACATACGCATAGGTATTAGAATTTTTATCTACATTGATAAAATACTGGTGAAGGTCATCCAAACTTACTGTAGATCCATAATACAGGACATTTTTATCAGGTAAAATCAGAGAATCATAGCTCACCCAAAACAAACTGTCTTTATGGGTAACCAAAATATTCCTGAAATCTCCAGCCCCATCATTTTCTAAAGTAATTGTTTTTTCTATATCCTTCTTGTTCCTGAAAATATCTGATAAAAAACCATCTCTTTCGGATTTTCCAGCTGCTTTATTTTCATAGTAATACCAGCTATCCGTTAATAGATTGCGTTTTTTATTCAGGTCATTCAATACCGAGGAATAGTCTTTATAATTTTGTAAACCATCTTTCCGGATCAGTGCCCGTAACAGATATTGATAGTCTTCAATATTTTTGAATTCTTTTTCTATAGATTCATATTTCCGGAAGAACGTCTTCTTAGCAAAGTCTTCTGTATTTTTCTGGCTATCACGGGTGATTAAAAAACTCAGAATAGCCAATGCTGCCACAGCAATTAAGCAGGCAGATAAAGCAGTGATATAAATAGATTTCCGGGATAAGGCGTGTTTAAAATTAATCGTCAAGATTCTCTAAATTGTTGTATTACTTCCACATATAAATAAGCAGTTGCAAAATTATAACAAAGTATTGAGGACTATAAAGTGAATTATTTTTTATCACTGTAAACATTACTCATTTACAACAATTGCTGTTTGATAGTCTTAAAATTAGTTAATATAGCGGTATCAATTGCAGATTGATCTTTTTATATTTTGAAAATTAATTATCTTCGCCTACAAATCTTATTTGAAAAATGAAGAAGCTCATCTCCGGGATATCTATTTTTTGTACTGTAATCGTCTCTGCCCAAGAGTCCATCCAATTTCAGGAATTACCATTCAAGGATATCATTGCAAAGGCTAAAAAGGAAAAAAAACTGGTCTTTATTGACGCCTATGCTTCCTGGTGCGGACCGTGCAAACTGATGGAAAAAAATGTTTTCACTCAGAAATCTGTCGGAGAGTATTATAATACCAACTTTATCAATGCAAGATTTGATATGGAAAAAGGAGAAGGAAGGGATATTGCTGCAAAATTCGGGGTGCGATCCTATCCTACTTATCTTTTTCTGAATGGTGAAGGCGAGCTGGTGTCACGAAATACCGGTTATATGGAAGAAAGTATGTTCATCGCTATGGCGCAGGACATCAATTCCCCGGGTAATAAGAAAGGATCTCTGAGAGACCGGTTTGCCAGCGGAGAAAAAGATCCTGAGTTTCTGATCAATATTATGAAGTTAAACTCTTCTTCAGACTATGATTTTGCCAAGAAAGCTTCTGAAAGATATTTCGAAAACAAAAAAAAGACGGAGGAGCTTTCAAAAGAGGAAATTGGTTTTCTTTTATATTTTTTAAAATCAACTGAAGACAGTAATTATGCTGCCTTCACTTCCAGAAAGGCTGAAATTATTAAATACCTTCCGGAAGAAACCTATAAAGAATTTGACGCACAGCTGAAGTTATCCAAAATAGTGGATCAATCCATTGATGAAAAAAACAAAAGGATCAATGAAGAATATTTCATGAAATCTGCCATACCATTGGTAGGACAACAGGCAGCCACAACAAAACTTAATCAGACAAAGCTTGCGTATTATGAGCAAAACGCCAATTTCCCGGAATATGAAAAGGCAGCCTTAGAGTATTATAAAAACGCTGATGCATTCGAACCTAATGAACTTTTAAGAGCTGCTTGGGTATTCGTTGATCATATCAAAACACCAGCTTCATTAAAGAAAGCTACAGAATGGGCAGAAAAATCTGTTATGAGGGGAGAGACATCTGAAAACACTTATATTCTTGCAAAGCTTTATTTTCTTACCGGCAATAAAGAAATGGCAAAAAATTACGCAGAAATGGCAAAAAATATAGCTGTTCAGAGCAGCAAGGATTCCAAACTGGCGGAAGAATTATTAAATCAAATAAAATAACACATTGATGAACTACAAATTATTAACAGGAAGTATCCTGGCCCTTTTAACAATAGAAACCCTAACTGCTCAGGAACAGGAAAATCAAAAGAGCTTATACATAAAAGGGAATGCATTATTTGCACCAATAGGAATACTAAATATTGGGATAGAAAAACAAATAAAGCCTAAGTACACCCTTCAGGGAGATATCTTTATCTCACCATGGAAATCTTTTGCAGGGCATAAATTACAGATTTATTCCGCCTCCATAGAAGGAAGATATTATTTCAAGGAAGCTTTTAAACATTGGTATATAGGAGCTAATATTGGTCTTTCTGCTTTTAATCTTCAAAAATGGAATTATTGGAGCGGCACCTATGTTACCAATGAAGGAGAATTCCTTGATAGTTCTAATCTTTATCAAAAAGGATTTTCAATTATGCTGGGGGTAACAGGAGGTTACCAATTCCAGTTATCTGACCGTTGGAATCTTGACGTTTACGCCACAATAGGTACATCTCAAGGTTTTTACAAAGGATATGATAGCACTACCGGAAAACGCTATGATGGAACAGATGGCGTTAACAGAAGCGGAGAAATCATTCCTTACAGGGGAGGCATAATGATCTCTTATAAATTAAAATAATACAATGAAGTTATTAGGAAGAAATCATATTATCATTTCAGTGATCACATTTGTGATCCTTTTTTTAATGAATTATATAGGGAATGATTTGCCTGATAAATTACAACGAGCCCTGCTTACTGCTTTTGCAGGGGTGATTGGGCTAACAGTTGGGCTTTTCATTTTAAATAAAGGAAAAAATGATAAAAACCCGCCTCAAAATTTTGATTAATCAGTCTTTATAAATAACGTATCGGGTTCTTATTTTTTCAAAATTTTCCAGATCTTTTTTCCATGAAGATTTAATTTCCGGAATCGATTTGCCAGCAATAATTTGTTTCCTAAGCTCATCGGTTCCGGCTAATGTATCAAACCATAGGTTTTTCAAAAAGAAATCCTGTTGAGGGTTTTTATAGGCTTTATAAGCTTTTATTACCCACTCAAGGTTTAATTCTCTTAAATCCCCGGGATAGTTGGAAAGATTTTCTCCATAACATAATTTTCCGTTCAGGAAAGGATC
Coding sequences within:
- a CDS encoding LytR/AlgR family response regulator transcription factor — translated: MKIAIIEDELLAVNYLKGLLDKQDIVPVTEIVILRSKKQAIEFFGNSSADLIFMDIHLGDGMSLEIFEQVELFTPVIFITAFDEYAMRVFKHFTIDYLLKPFEDEDLHQALQKFVSIRNNFDPELTLKSISTLQNRSSEIMKRFMVREGNKLKSIDEHHTAYFFASGKYLFLTTMDNQTYIYDDTIKDIIQKLNPQVFFKVNRKFIINKEAIAEIIKHSSQKVELKLSPKPEVSDEVFISKMQITECLNWLKN
- a CDS encoding RagB/SusD family nutrient uptake outer membrane protein, with translation MRKITTFIALAVISFTHIGCDRFLDIQPEGKIIPATVEDYRKVLTSAYSKYPVHKSLTALRTDEVNLDENGMDFISYREIAMWKDSNNDSSSTEFPWVSFYAVNFYLNQIINEGSKTMKESPEKNQILAEAYALRAYLYFDMVNLYGKPYNSATASTDRGVPVSLEIDLEQVLKPSSVQEVYQQVHADIQKAEGLMVEQKQSVGVNYRFSKTALMAFQARIALYEGDWSKALYYADEVLAVKGDLTDLNTANTVPNHYASPESIMALDNTWDNSIKNLCFVSQDLLSSYNSSTDKRFGIYFEKNGNKYKVIKGGSSDFRVSFRTAEQYFIKSEALVKLNKMSEAKETLLKVLKNRYTPDGFTAVQNAVSSMNSEAFMNFIMDERYREFALEGQRWFDLRRTNQKKISHMINGKEYILQQNDPRYTIEYPMSAKKNNPNL
- a CDS encoding SusC/RagA family TonB-linked outer membrane protein, producing the protein MKKSLILLPLLAAQVALAQEKRTITGKIEDGNTSAVITGASIKIETQSVSTKTELDGIIESVSVGTVTDKDGKFILEVPADTRSVLVSYPGYESRTIQISEGKTNYMIRLTPEVSDKNKIQEVIITGYQKIEKRKQTSAVSTVKMDAITQAGVASVDQMLSGQIAGVAVTPETGSPGSPAKIRIRGTASLSGPQDPLWVIDGLPLEGNDVPNFSDKDNIDQLQNFSIAGLNPNDIEDITILKDAAATAIYGARAANGVISITTKKGKKGSLKLNFSADTFVTARPDFGKLNLLNASEKVDLELMLARRTDLTYRADKGEVMRILTQNGQLDAFRNGGLDALNSMTRQQIDGLRNSNTDWGKLLYRNAINRQYGLSVSGGSDRADYYFSLGYYDEEGTTIGTGFKRYNLTLKNNYKLSDKLNAGISVFGTQSERESFVTDADASINPVNYSRNANPYLTPFNADGSYRYDRDMDGFDDRYIPFNFLEERENTSYTLKNNSLKAILDLEYKASKNLRFTSQLGIQYDANKTEKYAAENTYFTRKMKENTRYYKDGGYHYFLPAGAVKQNWDNDFFQYNWKLQGTYSTKINSKHEIDLMAGTEIRKTEDNTTVTRAFGYDPATRRATAIVFPNSSFAADKRYETYRENPPIENAYASMFATASYTYDQKYTFFGSVRYDGTNLFGVNKKYKYLPIWAVSGSWLVTKENFMKNISAISNLRFRASYGLQGNIDRNTSPFFIGEYNDATILPGMKEGIINVISPPNDKLRWEKTTNVNFGVDLGLFQNRINLTADIYNRKGTDMISMKETPLETGFEYTMMNWGSLTNKGFELALSTRNINKDHFKWTTTINFAHNKSTVLSEQPRDNSLLPSREGLPVNAVFALKTAGMDEFGNPMFWKGDEKVSAAEFFKLYDVYEDFLPGQLVDTKLSNAELRNLFTYVGDRDPKFTGGIINTFKIHNFDLTVSATVNLKQTVMRTPSYRGMELDRGRNYTRDIYEAGSSLPGITSPDMEANPNGWMANKWFAGNRSNAYSLLDVWAKEISYVRISSIRLGYTLPKEFTSPMGISSLRLSIEGRNLFVFSNGYKGYFDPETYGNIYAQPITKSVTVGFNVSF